One genomic segment of Pseudomonas fortuita includes these proteins:
- a CDS encoding fatty acid cis/trans isomerase has protein sequence MVHRILAGAFALLISSVVFGQAPQSSPAISYTRDIQPIFTEKCVACHACNDAACQLKLESPEGAVRGASKVPVYEGDRSKAVPTTRLFYDAHSEEQWRKKGFYSVLDNQGSQAALMARMLELGHKTPLTPNAKLPEDIVLGLSRNNMCPLPHEFDAYAGAHPKEGMPLAVTGLTDKEYDTMRRWLAAGAPVEYQPIKPSETEARQIAEWEELLNRPGSTEALVGRWLYEHLFLAHIYFVGGEQGHFFQWVRSRTPSGQPADIIATRRPNDPPGTDFYYRLIPVQGVIVHKTHITYPMGPQKLKRVKQLFYAGDWHATALPGYGPRHRANPFETFEAIPAVARYQFMLDNAEYFVRTFIRGPVCRGQIATDVIRDNFWALFQEPAFDRYITDAKYRGEATPLLAMPGQIDDVGSVLSLWHAYRDKRNEYEKLRRDAYADMPAPGWSTLWAGNDNALLSIFRHFDSASVTKGLIGDVPLTMWLFDYPLFERTYYQLAVNFDVYGNVSHQLQTRLYFDLIRNGAEVNFLRLMPAEKRKDILGDWYQNSGKVKMWMDYEDIDTDTPSGISLDARNPKRDFGLKLLQRTGSLNAAPDPINRCQGAFCSRPQVSEEFRNAEQSLSRLVSRPAAGLKVINQLPEATMLRIEGQGGQRQVYSLLRNRAHSNVAFLLGEAYRYQPGLDTLTLYPGVLSSYPNFIFNVPTKDVAEFVEDLEYAKDDAARFERIVMRWGVRRSHPEFWRYFHDLNSFIKETTPVEAGVLDMNRYENL, from the coding sequence ATGGTGCATCGTATTCTTGCCGGCGCCTTCGCTCTGCTCATCAGCAGCGTGGTGTTCGGGCAAGCCCCCCAGTCGAGCCCGGCCATTTCCTATACCCGGGACATTCAGCCGATCTTCACCGAGAAATGCGTGGCCTGCCACGCCTGCAACGACGCCGCCTGCCAGCTGAAGCTGGAAAGCCCGGAAGGCGCGGTACGCGGTGCCAGCAAGGTCCCGGTTTACGAGGGCGACCGCAGCAAGGCGGTGCCTACCACGCGGCTGTTCTACGACGCCCATAGCGAGGAGCAATGGCGCAAGAAAGGCTTTTACTCGGTGCTCGACAACCAGGGCAGCCAGGCCGCGCTGATGGCGCGCATGCTGGAGCTGGGGCACAAGACCCCACTCACGCCCAATGCCAAACTGCCCGAGGACATTGTGCTGGGCCTGAGCCGCAACAACATGTGCCCGTTGCCCCATGAGTTCGACGCCTATGCCGGTGCCCATCCCAAGGAGGGCATGCCCTTGGCCGTTACCGGGCTGACCGACAAGGAATACGACACCATGCGCCGCTGGCTGGCGGCCGGGGCGCCTGTTGAGTATCAACCGATCAAGCCAAGCGAAACCGAAGCCAGGCAGATCGCCGAGTGGGAAGAACTGCTCAACCGCCCGGGTTCCACCGAGGCCCTGGTCGGCCGCTGGCTTTACGAGCACCTGTTCCTGGCGCACATCTACTTCGTCGGCGGCGAGCAGGGCCACTTCTTCCAGTGGGTGCGGTCACGCACGCCCAGCGGCCAGCCGGCCGACATCATTGCCACGCGTCGCCCCAACGACCCACCCGGCACCGACTTCTATTACCGCCTGATCCCGGTGCAGGGCGTGATCGTGCACAAGACGCACATCACCTACCCGATGGGGCCGCAGAAGCTCAAGCGGGTGAAGCAGCTGTTCTACGCCGGTGACTGGCATGCTACCGCGCTGCCAGGCTACGGCCCGCGTCACCGCGCCAACCCGTTTGAAACGTTCGAGGCAATCCCGGCAGTGGCGCGCTACCAGTTCATGCTGGATAACGCCGAGTACTTCGTGCGTACGTTCATCCGTGGCCCGGTGTGCCGCGGGCAGATTGCTACCGACGTGATCCGCGACAACTTCTGGGCACTGTTCCAGGAGCCCGCCTTCGACCGCTACATCACGGATGCCAAGTACCGTGGCGAGGCCACCCCGCTGCTGGCCATGCCTGGGCAGATCGATGATGTGGGCAGCGTGCTGAGCCTGTGGCACGCCTACCGCGACAAGCGCAACGAGTACGAAAAGCTGCGTCGCGACGCCTATGCCGACATGCCGGCGCCAGGGTGGTCGACGCTGTGGGCCGGTAACGACAACGCGCTGCTCAGTATCTTCCGCCATTTCGACAGTGCCTCGGTGACCAAGGGCCTGATCGGTGATGTGCCGCTGACCATGTGGTTGTTCGACTACCCGCTGTTCGAGCGCACCTACTACCAGCTGGCGGTCAACTTCGATGTGTACGGCAATGTTTCGCACCAGTTGCAGACGCGCCTTTATTTTGACTTGATCCGCAATGGCGCCGAAGTCAACTTCTTGCGCCTGATGCCGGCCGAAAAGCGCAAGGACATCCTCGGCGACTGGTACCAGAACAGCGGCAAGGTGAAGATGTGGATGGATTATGAAGACATCGACACCGACACGCCCAGTGGCATCTCGCTGGACGCGCGTAACCCCAAGCGCGATTTTGGCCTGAAACTGCTGCAGCGCACCGGCAGCCTGAATGCTGCGCCCGACCCGATAAACCGCTGCCAGGGCGCCTTCTGCTCACGACCGCAGGTGAGCGAAGAGTTCCGCAATGCCGAGCAGTCGCTCAGCCGCCTGGTGTCGCGCCCGGCTGCGGGGCTGAAGGTGATCAACCAGTTGCCCGAAGCGACCATGCTGCGCATCGAAGGGCAGGGCGGCCAGCGCCAGGTGTACAGCCTGCTGCGCAACCGCGCGCACAGCAACGTGGCGTTCCTGCTGGGTGAGGCGTACCGCTACCAGCCCGGGTTGGATACCCTGACCCTGTACCCGGGCGTGCTCAGCAGCTATCCCAACTTCATCTTCAACGTGCCGACCAAGGATGTGGCGGAGTTTGTCGAGGACCTGGAATATGCGAAAGACGATGCAGCCAGGTTCGAGCGCATCGTCATGCGCTGGGGCGTGCGCCGCAGTCACCCTGAGTTCTGGCGCTACTTCCATGACCTGAACAGCTTCATCAAGGAGACCACGCCGGTCGAGGCGGGTGTGCTGGACATGAACCGCTATGAGAACCTCTGA
- a CDS encoding acyltransferase family protein yields MLYSLQALRAFAAWVVVCHHFMQIFFDFHATGPIGQLLTDRGAVGVDIFFVISGLVIYLSTRDKTIEPRQFLLNRVLRIVPAYWFYTALMAALLLAFSQWMPHQEFAWHHLLLSMLFIPAENPGGYGLYPTLNVGWTLNFEMFFYLLFGLAFLVRQRHHLLLVTVALLLVSEVLGRMGVVSRFYNNDIIYEFLLGIGVGVLYRRGMIRQGRWLPLALLGVASLAIYHLDASQRLLHWGVPSAMIVLAFVALEPLFQGNRLLKALGDCSYSVYLIHVLVLYAGWFASQRLHLNPYLVFALCVPSIGLMSWFSYRWLERGLYRRMQAWLAAPRGPSREYALSRVNY; encoded by the coding sequence ATGCTGTATTCGCTTCAGGCACTGCGGGCGTTCGCCGCCTGGGTGGTGGTCTGCCACCATTTCATGCAGATCTTCTTCGACTTCCACGCCACCGGCCCCATCGGCCAACTGCTCACCGACCGTGGCGCCGTGGGGGTCGACATCTTCTTCGTCATCAGCGGGCTGGTCATCTACCTGTCGACCCGCGACAAAACCATCGAACCGCGCCAGTTCCTGCTCAATCGGGTGCTGCGTATTGTTCCTGCCTACTGGTTCTACACCGCATTGATGGCCGCGTTGCTGCTGGCCTTCAGCCAATGGATGCCGCATCAGGAATTCGCCTGGCATCACCTGCTCTTGTCAATGTTGTTCATCCCGGCGGAGAACCCCGGAGGCTATGGCCTGTACCCGACCCTGAACGTGGGCTGGACGCTGAACTTCGAGATGTTTTTCTACCTGCTTTTCGGCCTGGCCTTCCTGGTACGCCAACGGCATCACTTGCTGTTGGTTACCGTTGCTCTGCTACTGGTCAGCGAGGTACTGGGGCGCATGGGTGTGGTCAGCCGCTTCTACAACAACGACATCATCTACGAGTTCCTGCTCGGCATCGGTGTGGGCGTGCTGTACCGTCGCGGGATGATCCGCCAGGGCAGGTGGTTGCCGCTGGCTTTGCTGGGCGTGGCCAGCCTGGCGATCTACCACCTGGACGCTTCCCAGCGCTTGCTGCATTGGGGGGTGCCAAGTGCGATGATCGTGCTGGCCTTTGTGGCCCTGGAGCCACTGTTCCAAGGCAATCGGCTGCTCAAGGCCCTTGGCGATTGTTCGTACTCGGTGTACCTGATTCATGTCCTGGTGCTGTATGCCGGCTGGTTCGCCAGCCAGCGCCTGCATCTGAACCCGTATCTGGTATTTGCCCTGTGCGTGCCGTCCATTGGACTAATGTCGTGGTTCAGCTACCGGTGGCTGGAGCGCGGCCTGTACCGGCGCATGCAGGCCTGGCTGGCGGCGCCACGGGGGCCATCCCGTGAATATGCGCTTTCCCGAGTCAATTACTAG
- the nfuA gene encoding Fe-S biogenesis protein NfuA: MSAITITDAAHDYLADLLSKQNTPGIGIRIFITQPGTQYAETCIAYCKPGEEKPDDTAVGLKSFTAYLDAVSVPFLEDALVDYATDRMGGQLTIKAPNAKVPMVNEDSPINERINYYLQTEINPGLASHGGQVSLVDVVDDGIAVLQFGGGCQGCGQADVTLKEGIERTLLERIPELKGVRDVTDHTQKENAYY; encoded by the coding sequence ATGAGCGCTATAACCATTACCGACGCCGCCCATGATTACCTGGCCGATCTGCTTTCCAAGCAGAATACGCCTGGCATCGGCATTCGCATTTTTATCACCCAGCCTGGCACCCAGTACGCAGAGACGTGCATTGCCTACTGCAAGCCGGGCGAAGAGAAGCCTGACGACACCGCCGTGGGTCTGAAGAGCTTCACCGCTTACCTGGACGCAGTCAGCGTGCCGTTCCTGGAAGACGCACTGGTCGACTACGCCACCGACCGCATGGGTGGCCAGCTGACCATCAAGGCGCCTAACGCCAAGGTGCCGATGGTCAACGAAGACAGCCCGATCAACGAGCGTATCAACTATTACCTGCAGACCGAGATCAACCCCGGGCTGGCCAGCCACGGTGGCCAGGTCAGTTTGGTGGATGTGGTCGACGATGGCATTGCCGTGCTGCAGTTCGGTGGCGGCTGCCAGGGTTGTGGCCAGGCAGATGTCACCCTGAAGGAAGGCATCGAGCGCACCCTGCTCGAGCGTATTCCGGAGCTCAAGGGCGTGCGTGACGTGACTGACCACACCCAGAAAGAGAACGCCTACTACTGA